One window from the genome of Epinephelus moara isolate mb chromosome 5, YSFRI_EMoa_1.0, whole genome shotgun sequence encodes:
- the cryba1l2 gene encoding crystallin, beta A1, like 2 — protein sequence MYRFTKSHMSSPMYFPSMGTAPFFKLTVFEQEHFQGKCLEFTSECCNIHDCGLDNIRSIRVESGAWVGFEHHDFQGQQFILERGEYPNWEAYSGSLSYHNERFMSFRPIYCASHQSSRMMIFEKENFIGRSTELCDDYPSLQAMGWFMPEVGSMHVQCGAFVCYEYPGYRGQQYIMECERHSGDYQHWRNWGSHCQAPKIQSIRRIRH from the exons ATGTATAGATTTACTAAATCCCACATGAGCTCACCCATGTACTTCCCTAGCATGGGTACAGCCCCTTTCTTTAAg TTGACTGTGTTTGAGCAGGAACATTTCCAGGGCAAGTGTCTGGAGTTCACCTCTGAATGCTGCAACATCCACGACTGCGGCCTGGACAACATCCGCTCCATCCGAGTGGAGAGTGGAGC TTGGGTGGGATTCGAGCACCATGACTTCCAGGGCCAGCAGTTCATCCTGGAGAGGGGCGAGTACCCCAACTGGGAAGCCTACAGTGGCTCCCTATCCTATCACAATGAGCGCTTCATGTCTTTTCGCCCCATCTACTGTGCT TCCCACCAGAGTAGCCGCATGATGATCTTTGAGAAGGAGAACTTCATTGGCCGCAGCACAGAGCTGTGCGACGACTACCCCTCCCTGCAGGCTATGGGCTGGTTTATGCCTGAGGTGGGCTCTATGCACGTTCAGTGTGGAGC CTTTGTGTGCTATGAGTACCCGGGCTACAGAGGCCAGCAGTACATCATGGAGTGTGAGAGACACAGCGGAGACTACCAGCACTGGAGAAACTGGGGCTCCCATTGCCAGGCTCCAAAGATCCAGTCAATCAGACGCATCAGGCACTAA